Below is a window of Bordetella genomosp. 9 DNA.
AAGCCGCGCGCGTGGCGGCCACGGCGGCATCGACGGACGCCTTGCTGGCGACGTCGCAGCGCACGTAGCCGACGCGCGCGCCGTCGCGCGACAGCGTTTCCGCCAGGGCCTGGCCCGGCGCATCGGCCACGTCCCAGATGGCGACCGCGGCGCCGGCCCGCGCCAGGCGACGCACGCAGGCTTCGCCTATGCCTTGGGACCCGCCGGTCACGACGGCGACCTTGCCTTGGAAATCGAAAGTGGTGTCGCTCACTGGGCGGGTCTCCTGTGCGTATCGTGGCGGGGGGCGTGGCGGTTGCGTGGCGGGTGTCCCGTCAACGCTCGACCGTGCGGTTCCAGCGCGCATTGAAGGCGGCGCGCGTGGCGTTAATGGTGTCCCAGTCCAGCACCTTGGCGGTTTCCATATACGTCTGGAACTGCTTCAGCGTGTCCTGGTTGGCGGGATCGGCCTGCACCTTGCGGTTGGACGGGAAGTGGCCGCCGTAGCGCAAGGCGTTTTCCTGCGCCTGCGGCGACAGCAGGTACAGCGCCAGCTTCTGCGCCAGATCCGGTTCGCTGTTCTTGGCGATCACGCATTCTCCCACCATCAGGATGACCGAGCCTTCCTTGGGCTGCGCGTATTCCACCGGGATGTCGCGTTTCTTAAGGCGCGCGATGGCGGTGGGCGTCAGCGGAAAGATGGCCGCTTCGTCCGACTGGATCATTTCCGCGACCTTGGCGGAATTGGGGATGTACTCGAGCACGTTGGGGCCTATCGTGCTGCTCCACTTGGCGAAGCCGGGATCCGTATGCTGGTCGTCGCCGCCTTCGATGCGGTTGAACATCAGGAAGGCGTGCAGCCCGAAGGTGCTGTTCGACGCCGACTGGAACACCACCTTGCCCTTGAACTTGGGATCGGCCAGGTCCATCCACGAGGTCGGCGCGGCCCAGCCGTTCTTCTTGAACAGGCGGGTGTTGTAGCCCAGTCCGGTCATGCCCATGTCGATGCCGGCGGCCATGCCGTCCTTCATGACGGCGGTGGGATAGAGATCCTTCAACACGGGATCGTCGCGCAGCTTCTCGCACAATCCCATGGACGCCGCGCGCGCCATCACGCCGTCGTCCAGGAACATGACGTGCATCTGCGGCGAGTCCTTGTAGGCCTGCGCCTTGGCCAGGATTTCCGTGGAAGTGCCCGGCACCACCACGATCTTGACGTTGTTGGCCTTTTCGAAATCCGGGAACACGTGCTGAGTGAAGGCGCGCTCCATATCGCCGCCGTTCATGCCCACGTACAGGGTCTTCTGCTGCGCCCAGGCGCCGGCCGGCACGATGGACAGCGCGGCCACCAGGGCGGCGCCCGCCAGCCGCAGGGCGCGTGATTGGGTATCTCGATTGCGGTTGCTCATGTCGACTCCAGCTCTTGCCCATGGCCTGTATGCAGACGAAGCGCGGCCGCATGAGCATCGGCAGCGTATCGGTCGATGCGGAATGCATCGATGGGAATTGCGGTGCGGCCGGTCGCGGCCAGGTCGGCCAGGACTTCGCCCGCCGCCGGGCCGACCTGGAAGCCGGCGCCGGAGAATCCGAAG
It encodes the following:
- a CDS encoding ABC transporter substrate-binding protein, which produces MSNRNRDTQSRALRLAGAALVAALSIVPAGAWAQQKTLYVGMNGGDMERAFTQHVFPDFEKANNVKIVVVPGTSTEILAKAQAYKDSPQMHVMFLDDGVMARAASMGLCEKLRDDPVLKDLYPTAVMKDGMAAGIDMGMTGLGYNTRLFKKNGWAAPTSWMDLADPKFKGKVVFQSASNSTFGLHAFLMFNRIEGGDDQHTDPGFAKWSSTIGPNVLEYIPNSAKVAEMIQSDEAAIFPLTPTAIARLKKRDIPVEYAQPKEGSVILMVGECVIAKNSEPDLAQKLALYLLSPQAQENALRYGGHFPSNRKVQADPANQDTLKQFQTYMETAKVLDWDTINATRAAFNARWNRTVER